One region of Malania oleifera isolate guangnan ecotype guangnan chromosome 6, ASM2987363v1, whole genome shotgun sequence genomic DNA includes:
- the LOC131157986 gene encoding protein SMALL AUXIN UP-REGULATED RNA 51-like: MDSKKPNKISEIVRLQQILKKWKKLANTHSNSNSNGCSSNGSSKSIKFLKKTLSFSDSSSNIGIGYGLSSGDSVPKGFLAVCVGKELKRFIIPTEYLGHQAFGILLREAEEEFGFQQEGVLKIPCEVCVFEKILKVVAEKRDIFFLHDEIGCCPSDSELTRSPHPQMCR, translated from the coding sequence ATGGATTCAAAGAAGCCAAACAAGATCAGTGAGATAGTAAGGCTTCAGCAGATCCTCAAGAAGTGGAAAAAGCTTGCAAACACACACAGCAACAGCAACAGCAACGGCTGCAGCAGCAATGGCAGTAGCAAAAGCATTAAGTTTCTGAAGAAAACACTTTCCTTCTCAGACAGCTCCAGCAATATTGGCATTGGTTATGGTTTGTCTTCGGGGGACTCGGTTCCGAAGGGATTCCTTGCAGTGTGCGTGGGGAAAGAGCTGAAGAGGTTCATCATCCCAACGGAGTATTTGGGTCACCAAGCCTTTGGGATTCTGCTGAGAGAAGCTGAAGAGGAGTTTGGGTTTCAACAGGAAGGGGTGTTGAAGATCCCATGTGAGGTGTGTGTGTTTGAAAAGATCTTGAAGGTCGTGGCGGAGAAGAGGGACATCTTTTTCTTGCATGATGAGATCGGTTGCTGCCCTTCAGACTCTGAGTTAACACGCTCTCCTCATCCTCAGATGTGTAGATAA